The Anas platyrhynchos isolate ZD024472 breed Pekin duck chromosome 3, IASCAAS_PekinDuck_T2T, whole genome shotgun sequence genome includes a window with the following:
- the LOC140002311 gene encoding maestro heat-like repeat-containing protein family member 7, translated as MPQPPAQRSRRFLSENSPTPEAASEGDEEGGMPPRQPRLAWQETWSSRGSNRPAEDSLLAVDRTPVEAFLPSEDSRPAEDSLLAEDSTSVEDILPAEDRSPAEDSLLAEYRTPVEAFLPSEDSSPAEDSLLSEDSTSVEDILPSEDSSPAEDSLLSEDSTSVEDILPAEDSSPVEDRRPAEDIAQAAGSSQVEESQDDVQWLDPNKAWKLSADSAMEFIVKYISGTEKDDEEQKMLFLSKICDLCRTVTERGVLMNLRGFCCKHKLVENIMALLEKEPVDSLRTAFRQKAMETVALLSKTVPIVLHGKMERLLHVCCKSIFFLPPESDVPETERALFTETMKAMDTMLAAFIRNFPIASFNTELENMLKALLHFAHSKNPAVRERAVRMIERLGDFILLYFEAEITDDYENYSDDEPTEPYIPILGQLLGILFIFTGDKDSIRFTALETLSHIYKIIRKGRECILTADMVKYAERHKKLKYAKLPFSIISTPCEIAKGFGGHLFPAERLDIILTALEALQDSSIHDKQGACSVLDAALEDPFYWLRDVPTIMECIRRNLGSIHTASARQCLDSLLLRLTNMMPREEAKNLLQFSPPRDSTDLAMWEVILAMPRTLENVLNIVLLGISLCQWCKEVTEDTCIRRLAMLGRNHIFLEDCVNPVHLQSYLRHPRPEMRFLVLKGLCTVSESPKKARKIQVLLPDIVEALQDTNTDMVLKALLVLRNVMAHVERWKDSGLALQLAEKLLPLFDHASSQVREHSICLFQAVVEAVLRQRTKKMKRTVHRSLLPLYVHMRDQSESVAKASGEALAVAAKFLRRKELKRFVQTKQTWRIGECLLQQDRGRVEEYLQQSQPYLKATQTDLRLEAVRFIGLAARYCKDQSEEKLNEILSVLQPSYKDPEPMVHSLAVQTTLILTSRHKAMSGRRFPLLWCR; from the exons atgccacaaccgcccgcccagaggagccgccggtttctatctgagaactctcccactccagaggctgcttctgaaggggatgaggagggaggcatgccccccaggcagcccaggctggcctggcaggagacctggtcttctaggggcagcaaccggccagcagaggacagcttgctggcagtggacAGAACCCCAGTCGAGGCCTTTTTGCCATCAGAGGACAGCAGGCCGGCAgaagacagcttgctggcagaggacagcacctcggtagaggacattttgccggcagaggacagaagcccagcagaggacagcttgctggcagagtacagaaccccagtcgaggcctttttgccatcagaggacagcagcccggcagaagacagcttgctgtcagaggacagcacctcggtagaggacattttgccatcagaggacagcagcccggcagaagacagcttgctgtcagaggacagcacctcggtagaggacattttgccggcagaggacagcagcccggtagaggacagGAGACCGGCAGAGgacattgctcaggcagcgggcagcagccaggtagaggagagccaggacgacgtacagtggctggatccca ataaggcatggaaactgagCGCAGACTCGGCCATGGAATTCATCGTGAAGTATATCagtggcacagaaaag gacgacgaggagcagaagatgctgttcctcagcaaaatctgcgatctgtgcagaactgtcacagagaggggtgtgctgATGAACTTGCGTGGCTTCTGCtgcaaacataagctggtggagaacatcatg gcgctgctggaaaaggagcccgtggacagcttgcgcacagcattccggcagaaggccatggagactgtcgccctcctcag caagacCGTGCCAATAGTACTGCATGGCAAAATGGAGAGACTCCTGCAtgtgtgctgcaagagcatcttctttctgcctcccgagtcagatgtgccagagacagaaagagcgcTCTTCActgag actatgaaagccatggacaccatgctggcgGCCTTCATACGCAACTTCCCCATCGCCAGTTTCAACACagagttggagaatatgttgaag gcgCTGCTGCACTTTGCCCACTCCAAAAACCCAGCTGTGcgtgagagagctgtgaggatgattgagaggctgggtgatttcatcctcttgtattttgaggccgag atcacagatgactatgaaaactatagcgatgatgagcccacagagccctacatccccatcctgggacagctgctgggcatcctcttcattttcaccggtgacaaagattccatcagattcacagctttagaaactctttctcacatatacaaaatcatcagaaaaggaagag aatgcatattgacAGCGGACATGGTAAAATATGCagagagacacaagaaattgaagtatgcaaaacttccattttctataatatcaactccgtgtgaaattgccaag gggtttggaggacatctcttccctgctgagaggctggacatcatcctcacagcccttgaagctttacaagactccagcatccatgacaagcagggggcctgcagcgtgctcgacgcagccttggaggaccctttctactggctgagagat gtgccaacaatcatggagtgcatcaggagaaacctgggcagcatccacacggcatcggcgcggcagtgcctggactccctgcttctccggCTGACCAACATGATGCCCAGGGAAGAAGccaagaacctgctgcagttctctccgccacgtgacag cactgacctggccatgtgggaggtgatcctggccatgccgaggACCTTGGAGAATGTTTTAAACATCGTGTTGCTAGGCATCTCGCTGTGCCAGTGGTGCAAGGAAGTCACcgaagacacctgcatccgtcgcttggct atgctgggccggaatcacatttttttggaggactgtgttaacccagtgcacctccagagctacctgaggcacccaagaccagagatgcgctttttggttctgaaagggctctgcaccgtgtcagagagccctaagaag gcaaggaaaattcaggtcttgctgccagacattgtggaggccctgcaggacaccaacacagacatggtgctgaaggccctgcttgtgctgagaaacgtgatggctcatgtggagaggtggaaggacagtggcctggctctgcagctggctgagaagctcctgccactctttgaccac gcgtccagccaggtgcgggagcactccatctgcctcttccaagccgtggtggaggctgtgctgcggcaaaggacgaagaaaatgaagaggacagttcacaggagccttctcccactctacgttcatatgagagaccagagtgagagcgtagcaaag gcctctggggaagctctcgccgtggctgcaaagtttctgcgacgcaaggagctgaagcgcttcgtccagacaaaacagacgtggaggatcggggagtgcttg ctgcagcaggacagaggcagagtagaagaatacctgcagcagagccagccctacctgaaggccactcagaccgacttgcgacttgaggccgtcagattcattg gtcttgctgcgcgctactgcaaggaccagagcgaggagaagctgaatgaaatcctcagcg tcctccagccttcatataaagacccggaacccatggtccattccctggcagttcaaaccaccctgatcctgacgtcaaggcataaggcaatgtcaggacggagatttccactgctgtggtgccgctag